The proteins below come from a single Pseudomonadota bacterium genomic window:
- a CDS encoding 4Fe-4S binding protein has protein sequence MEWQPEAEKKLSRSPFFIRKKIRAMVEAEANRQQAAIVTVKHLEECRHNFLSGKQQNQLQLPGYSIETCMGSDGCPYNLIDDYQLVKQLETLLAGRDLPTFFRQKIKGPLKFHHQFSIVIAGCPNACSRPQIADLGIISISQPQITEEPCSGCGTCVENCPDQAITLDKDGLSPTISTPPCLSCGQCITVCPTGTISESIRGFRLLVGGKLGRHPQLGQKLPGIYSASETLVMTKKCLDIFQQHNQHGERFGEVLKHTDTDLRISGK, from the coding sequence ATGGAATGGCAGCCTGAAGCTGAAAAGAAATTATCCCGCAGTCCTTTTTTCATCCGTAAAAAGATACGTGCCATGGTTGAGGCGGAAGCAAACCGCCAGCAGGCAGCCATCGTTACGGTCAAACACCTGGAGGAGTGCCGGCACAATTTCCTCTCTGGAAAACAACAGAACCAGCTGCAACTGCCGGGGTACAGTATCGAAACCTGCATGGGCAGCGATGGCTGTCCATACAACCTTATTGATGACTATCAACTGGTTAAACAGCTGGAAACGCTACTGGCCGGCCGCGACCTGCCCACTTTTTTCCGGCAGAAAATCAAGGGACCACTCAAATTCCATCACCAGTTCAGCATAGTTATCGCCGGCTGCCCCAATGCCTGTTCCCGCCCCCAGATCGCTGACCTTGGCATCATCAGCATTTCTCAACCACAGATTACCGAAGAACCATGCAGTGGCTGTGGCACTTGTGTGGAGAACTGCCCTGATCAGGCAATCACCCTGGATAAAGATGGTCTGAGCCCAACCATTTCCACCCCACCCTGTCTTTCCTGCGGCCAGTGCATCACCGTTTGTCCCACCGGCACCATCAGTGAATCCATTCGGGGATTTCGCCTCCTGGTGGGCGGCAAACTGGGACGACATCCCCAGCTGGGTCAGAAATTGCCCGGCATCTACTCAGCCAGTGAAACTCTGGTTATGACTAAAAAATGTCTGGATATTTTCCAGCAACATAATCAACATGGCGAACGGTTCGGCGAGGTGCTTAAGCACACCGATACCGACCTCAGAATTTCCGGAAAATAA
- a CDS encoding alginate export family protein: MKTLLRTTTRIFTLAIIVCIAMGFSYLPKANCASIIDEVTEVLKSGTPTLELRLGYEYSDLQDNHKDSAKALNLRTRVGYRTGEYLNSSVYIQLHDLTTLADHYAPEDTDYDVIADPEGNRVHQVFLDFKGLPDTTLRLGRQEIILNDSRLIGNIGWRQNGQSFDAVSLTNTSIKDLKLYGAYVNQVNTILLDYVDLDALVLLNAKYTGIKGLNITGFCYLLDTKSDADSARDSATYGLRLNGKIAVFDYDLTGAYQSDFADGEDHDGYMINTGIGYTIAKIRFGAGYHYISGLDGDDRPFDTLFSTAHKFNGWADVFLSTNGGKLKNGLEDYFVEAGTKLMGVKLKAVYHYFDTTDDDYNNFDDQYGDEIDLLLVKKINKNLTGLLKYSHYNEMDHSASYTNVVGGHDEDVFWARLTYKF, translated from the coding sequence ATGAAAACATTATTACGAACAACAACCAGAATATTCACCCTCGCCATTATCGTCTGTATAGCCATGGGCTTCAGTTATCTCCCCAAGGCCAATTGCGCCTCCATTATTGATGAAGTGACGGAAGTTTTGAAAAGCGGTACTCCCACCTTAGAGTTGCGGCTGGGATATGAATATTCCGACCTCCAGGACAACCACAAAGACTCGGCTAAAGCCCTCAATCTGCGCACCAGGGTTGGCTATCGCACCGGAGAATACCTGAACAGCAGCGTTTACATTCAACTTCACGACCTCACCACGCTAGCGGATCATTACGCCCCCGAAGATACCGATTACGATGTCATTGCCGATCCCGAGGGCAACCGGGTTCACCAGGTTTTTCTGGATTTCAAGGGGCTTCCCGATACCACCCTGCGCCTGGGACGCCAGGAAATTATTCTTAATGATTCCAGACTGATCGGCAATATCGGCTGGCGGCAGAACGGCCAGTCCTTTGACGCCGTCTCCCTGACCAACACGTCAATCAAAGACTTGAAACTCTATGGCGCCTATGTCAACCAAGTCAACACCATCCTCCTTGATTATGTCGACCTGGACGCTCTGGTCCTCCTCAATGCCAAATATACCGGAATTAAAGGGTTGAACATCACCGGCTTCTGCTATCTCCTAGATACGAAAAGCGATGCCGACAGCGCCCGTGACTCAGCCACCTATGGTTTGCGCCTCAACGGCAAGATTGCCGTTTTTGATTATGATCTTACCGGCGCCTACCAGAGTGACTTCGCCGACGGAGAGGATCACGACGGCTATATGATCAATACCGGCATTGGTTACACCATCGCCAAAATCCGCTTTGGCGCCGGCTACCATTATATCTCAGGGCTGGATGGCGATGACCGGCCGTTCGATACCCTGTTCAGCACCGCCCACAAATTCAACGGCTGGGCCGATGTTTTTCTGTCCACCAACGGCGGCAAGCTGAAAAACGGTCTGGAAGATTATTTTGTTGAAGCGGGAACCAAGCTCATGGGCGTGAAGCTGAAAGCCGTTTATCACTATTTCGATACCACCGACGATGATTACAACAACTTTGACGACCAATACGGTGATGAGATCGACCTCCTGCTGGTCAAAAAAATCAACAAAAACCTTACCGGGCTGCTGAAGTATTCCCATTACAACGAGATGGATCATTCAGCCAGCTACACCAACGTGGTGGGCGGCCATGACGAAGATGTCTTCTGGGCCCGCTTGACATACAAGTTCTAA
- a CDS encoding 4Fe-4S dicluster domain-containing protein: MWGMVIDLNKCLGCQSCTVACKMLWSDRDGADHMWFAMVETRPGTGYPKNWEEKSIKGLPMAESDYEAVPKFDYQKLQNNPGKGMPKVLAKMKGGPNWDEDIGQGKDVTDAWFYYLPIGCMHCEDPKCIPACPEKAIYKRADGTVLIDPELCQGAGDCVDACPYKRIFINKNTDKAEKCILCYPRVEKGMPPICVQNCPGKARFFGDLDDPESPVYELVKKFKAVPLHPEFGTKPQIFYIPPVFGPNAIDSQGNEHGQREDDAYLKKQFSPVINQVKATMEKERSKPKSELMDVLCAYPTWKI, translated from the coding sequence ATGTGGGGAATGGTTATTGATCTCAATAAATGTCTCGGCTGTCAATCCTGCACTGTCGCCTGCAAAATGTTGTGGAGCGATCGGGACGGCGCCGATCATATGTGGTTTGCCATGGTGGAAACCCGGCCGGGTACGGGCTACCCGAAGAACTGGGAAGAAAAATCCATCAAAGGACTGCCGATGGCTGAAAGCGATTATGAGGCGGTGCCAAAATTCGATTATCAAAAGCTGCAGAACAATCCCGGCAAGGGGATGCCGAAGGTTCTGGCCAAAATGAAAGGCGGCCCCAACTGGGATGAGGACATCGGCCAGGGTAAAGATGTTACCGATGCCTGGTTCTATTACCTGCCGATCGGCTGCATGCACTGCGAAGATCCTAAATGTATTCCCGCCTGCCCGGAAAAGGCGATCTACAAGCGGGCTGACGGCACAGTGCTCATTGATCCTGAACTCTGTCAGGGAGCGGGGGACTGCGTTGACGCCTGTCCTTACAAACGCATCTTCATCAACAAGAATACCGATAAAGCGGAAAAATGTATCCTCTGCTACCCCCGGGTGGAAAAGGGCATGCCGCCCATCTGCGTTCAGAACTGCCCCGGCAAGGCCCGCTTCTTCGGTGACCTCGACGATCCCGAAAGCCCGGTATACGAGCTGGTCAAAAAATTCAAGGCCGTACCCCTGCATCCAGAATTCGGCACCAAACCGCAGATCTTCTATATCCCGCCGGTCTTCGGCCCGAACGCCATCGACAGCCAGGGTAATGAACATGGTCAACGCGAAGATGACGCCTACCTGAAAAAACAGTTCAGCCCGGTGATCAACCAGGTTAAAGCCACCATGGAAAAGGAACGTAGCAAGCCAAAATCTGAATTGATGGATGTTTTGTGCGCCTATCCGACCTGGAAAATCTAA
- the hcp gene encoding hydroxylamine reductase, whose protein sequence is MFCFQCQETAKNQGCTIKGVCGKPEETANLQDLLIHVLKGIAVYGDKLKEFNVLDKETSLFVAKALFATITNAGWDDDRFVAMIKEGLKRRDQLRDKFLAAYKEKNSKEFAEALPDAATWFADNPAEFAEKAKTVGVLATENEDVRSLRELLIIGLKGVAAYADHAAILGFEQDDIYQFIMEAMASTTKDLSVDEMVGLVMKAGETAVNTMALLDKANTSTYGHPEISEVNIGVRGNPGILISGHDLKDMEELLKQTEGTGIDVYTHGEMLPANYYPAFKKYDHFVGNYGSSWWHQNKEFESFNGPILLTTNCLVPLKKENTYLDRLFTTGVVSYVGASHVPDRAAGGTKDFSALIERAKQCGAPTEIETGTIVGGFAHNQVLALADKVVEAVKAGAVKRFVVMAGCDGRQKSRSYYTEVAEKLPKDTIILTAGCAKYRYNKLNLGDIGGIPRVLDAGQCNDCYSLAVIALKLKEVFGLDDINDLPISYDIAWYEQKAVAVLLALLFLGVKGIRLGPTLPAFLSPAVVKVLVENFNIKAIDTVGTDIAAMMKGE, encoded by the coding sequence ATGTTTTGTTTTCAATGTCAGGAAACAGCCAAAAACCAGGGCTGCACCATCAAGGGCGTCTGTGGTAAACCGGAAGAGACCGCTAACCTGCAGGACCTTTTAATTCATGTATTAAAAGGAATCGCCGTCTACGGCGACAAGTTAAAAGAGTTTAATGTCCTGGATAAGGAAACCAGCCTGTTTGTGGCTAAAGCCCTGTTTGCCACTATTACCAACGCCGGCTGGGACGATGACCGTTTCGTCGCCATGATTAAAGAGGGCTTGAAGCGCCGGGATCAGTTGCGGGACAAATTTCTGGCAGCTTATAAGGAAAAAAACAGCAAGGAATTTGCTGAAGCTTTGCCGGATGCGGCCACCTGGTTTGCCGATAATCCGGCTGAATTTGCTGAAAAAGCCAAAACAGTCGGCGTTCTGGCCACTGAAAATGAGGATGTGAGATCTTTACGGGAGCTGTTGATCATCGGCCTCAAGGGGGTCGCCGCCTATGCCGACCACGCCGCCATCCTGGGATTTGAGCAGGACGATATCTATCAGTTCATCATGGAAGCAATGGCCTCCACCACCAAAGACTTGTCAGTAGACGAAATGGTCGGGCTGGTGATGAAAGCCGGGGAAACGGCAGTCAATACCATGGCCCTGCTGGACAAGGCCAACACTTCAACCTATGGTCATCCGGAGATTTCCGAGGTCAATATAGGGGTGCGCGGCAATCCCGGCATTCTGATCAGCGGCCATGATCTGAAAGATATGGAAGAGCTGCTCAAACAGACCGAGGGTACCGGCATCGATGTCTATACCCACGGTGAAATGCTACCGGCCAACTACTATCCGGCTTTCAAAAAGTATGATCATTTCGTCGGCAATTATGGCAGCTCCTGGTGGCACCAGAACAAGGAATTCGAATCTTTCAACGGGCCAATCCTGCTGACCACCAACTGCCTGGTACCACTGAAAAAAGAAAACACCTATCTGGACCGGCTGTTCACCACCGGTGTCGTCAGTTATGTGGGAGCTAGCCATGTTCCTGACCGAGCCGCCGGCGGCACCAAAGATTTTTCCGCGCTCATCGAACGGGCCAAGCAATGCGGCGCGCCGACCGAAATCGAAACCGGCACCATAGTCGGCGGTTTCGCCCATAACCAGGTACTCGCCCTGGCCGATAAGGTTGTGGAGGCAGTCAAAGCCGGCGCTGTCAAGCGTTTCGTGGTCATGGCCGGCTGCGACGGTCGCCAGAAATCCAGAAGCTACTATACGGAAGTGGCTGAAAAACTGCCCAAGGACACGATCATCCTGACCGCCGGCTGTGCCAAATACCGCTACAACAAGCTGAATCTTGGCGACATCGGCGGTATCCCCCGCGTCCTTGATGCCGGGCAGTGCAACGACTGTTATTCCCTGGCGGTCATCGCCCTGAAACTGAAAGAAGTTTTCGGCCTTGACGACATCAATGATCTGCCTATTTCATACGACATCGCCTGGTACGAGCAGAAGGCAGTTGCCGTCCTGCTGGCGCTCTTGTTTCTCGGCGTCAAGGGCATCCGCTTGGGGCCAACCCTGCCGGCCTTTCTTTCTCCGGCAGTGGTCAAGGTTCTGGTGGAAAATTTCAATATCAAAGCTATTGACACGGTGGGAACAGACATCGCCGCGATGATGAAAGGCGAATAA
- a CDS encoding phosphohydrolase, giving the protein MKCPGQDTRYWKHDAIFDVPCPNCGQMLEFFKDQTTIRCKGCGKQIINPKMDFGCASYCQYAEQCLGELPPELLAKRDDLLKDRVAIQIKNYFKKDFKRIGHTTKVARYAGKIVQPEGGVPAIVLCAAYLLDIGAKEAEQKYGDASDAHLETEGPAVARKMLTDLKAKEPIIDEVCDIIGHRQPRAEETVNYRCVYDAEQLVKLMEAQKEEQLAAEALEALIDKNMMTETGRQLAKTILLADK; this is encoded by the coding sequence ATGAAGTGCCCCGGCCAGGATACCCGTTACTGGAAACACGATGCCATTTTTGATGTTCCCTGCCCCAACTGCGGCCAGATGCTGGAATTTTTTAAGGACCAGACCACTATCCGCTGCAAAGGCTGCGGCAAACAGATTATCAATCCAAAAATGGATTTTGGCTGTGCCTCCTATTGCCAGTATGCTGAACAGTGTCTGGGAGAGCTGCCACCGGAGCTGCTGGCCAAACGGGATGATCTCCTGAAAGATCGGGTAGCCATCCAGATTAAAAATTACTTCAAAAAGGATTTCAAACGTATCGGCCATACCACCAAGGTTGCCAGATACGCGGGAAAAATAGTTCAGCCGGAAGGTGGCGTTCCTGCCATTGTCCTTTGCGCTGCTTACTTGCTGGACATCGGCGCCAAGGAAGCGGAACAGAAATATGGTGATGCCAGTGACGCCCACCTGGAAACAGAAGGACCGGCGGTAGCCCGCAAGATGCTCACCGACCTGAAAGCTAAAGAACCGATCATAGATGAAGTATGTGATATTATAGGTCACCGGCAGCCACGGGCGGAAGAAACCGTTAATTACCGGTGCGTTTATGATGCCGAACAGCTGGTCAAGCTGATGGAAGCCCAGAAAGAAGAACAACTGGCCGCGGAGGCCCTGGAAGCTCTGATCGATAAAAACATGATGACCGAAACCGGACGGCAGTTAGCCAAAACCATTTTGCTGGCTGATAAATAA
- a CDS encoding molecular chaperone TorD family protein codes for MTKSQDIARSAIYKYLSLAVDYPVEENAESLSSGVFFTETAAQLEKLPAAYQALTGKLSILQKELGGFAQLEDLQVTYTSHFDLAVNKPSFSLYESATIMPEVKAEKTAAFLADLESLYGRQGITLSDRDMPDHLATELEFMHFLCSRNQAEQQADFLARHLVNWVPQLAQSFLKHKMIPFYARLVMLIAHYVEIDHEHITPALAATSKSN; via the coding sequence ATGACCAAAAGTCAGGATATCGCCAGAAGCGCCATCTACAAATATCTTTCCCTGGCTGTCGACTACCCGGTGGAAGAAAACGCCGAAAGCCTCAGCAGCGGGGTGTTTTTTACCGAAACCGCCGCCCAGCTGGAAAAACTGCCGGCGGCATACCAGGCTCTGACTGGAAAGTTATCCATTCTGCAAAAGGAACTGGGCGGTTTTGCCCAGCTGGAAGACCTGCAGGTCACCTATACTTCCCATTTTGACCTGGCAGTCAACAAGCCATCGTTTTCCCTCTATGAATCAGCTACGATCATGCCGGAGGTCAAAGCGGAGAAAACCGCCGCTTTCCTCGCCGACCTCGAATCACTTTACGGCCGGCAGGGAATTACCTTAAGCGATCGCGACATGCCAGACCACCTGGCTACCGAACTGGAGTTCATGCATTTTCTCTGCAGCCGGAATCAGGCTGAGCAACAAGCCGATTTTCTGGCGCGCCACCTGGTTAATTGGGTTCCCCAGCTGGCACAGTCATTTTTAAAACATAAGATGATCCCTTTTTACGCCCGCTTGGTCATGCTGATCGCCCACTACGTGGAAATTGACCACGAACATATCACTCCAGCACTTGCCGCCACAAGTAAATCCAACTGA
- a CDS encoding transposase: MPRIARIIAPGYPHHITQRGNNRSDVFFDDDDRQTYLKLLSQYAQKYSMKIWAYCLMDNHLHLLAVPESEQSLARGIGLTNQVYTQYLNRKLRQSGRIWQNRFFSCIVENNKYLWAVARYIECNPVNAGLVDRAEEYPWSSAKAHLLGTDDSLLSELSWLGSGDLESYVNFVKNVDTGTDNAIRRATATGRPFGSETFIDEMEFRLGKSLRPKKPGRPPKK, translated from the coding sequence ATGCCGAGAATCGCCCGCATTATAGCTCCCGGTTATCCCCACCATATTACCCAGCGGGGCAATAACCGCTCAGATGTCTTTTTTGATGACGATGATCGTCAAACCTACCTGAAACTCTTGTCGCAATATGCACAGAAATACTCCATGAAAATCTGGGCATACTGCCTGATGGATAATCACCTGCATTTGTTAGCTGTGCCGGAAAGCGAGCAATCTCTGGCGCGTGGAATCGGTCTGACAAATCAGGTTTATACTCAGTATCTAAATCGTAAGCTGAGGCAATCCGGGCGCATCTGGCAAAACCGTTTTTTTTCTTGTATCGTTGAAAATAACAAATATCTATGGGCGGTTGCCCGGTATATTGAATGTAATCCTGTAAACGCCGGTTTGGTTGATAGGGCAGAAGAATATCCATGGTCCAGTGCCAAAGCTCATTTGCTGGGGACGGATGACTCATTGTTGTCCGAACTATCCTGGCTTGGCTCGGGTGATCTTGAATCCTATGTAAACTTTGTAAAAAATGTCGATACTGGAACGGATAATGCCATCCGCAGAGCAACCGCAACCGGGCGGCCTTTTGGGTCGGAAACATTTATTGACGAGATGGAATTCAGACTTGGCAAGTCTCTACGACCGAAAAAGCCAGGTCGACCTCCAAAGAAGTAG